The following proteins are encoded in a genomic region of Vigna radiata var. radiata cultivar VC1973A unplaced genomic scaffold, Vradiata_ver6 scaffold_7, whole genome shotgun sequence:
- the LOC106753787 gene encoding F-box protein At2g26850 isoform X2, producing the protein MLYFLISFVSFLILSKSFTNKPLSSGESGTKIGSTGFWGSLSSWLLSSLRKGSTSTPCSFFRFSLVLSFKNNSLVSKVENEEEEGKVSLLDLPDLPLECILGHLSPAELCSVAAVCTSLRDSSRSDHLWKKHMERKWGKVFGDAAYRQWKCHVASKTREKISNQKNQKGMFAFLHGDFHPLFWMKAKSEKGTQSSSSLPEDSFMALYLSLESGKFWFPAQVYNRENGHAGFMLSCYDAQLCYDSRSDTFLARYSPHGRWTTEENIRWDRLRVPPIASSPHALHISDCLDDLRPGDHIEIQWRRNKEFPYGWWYGVIGHLEQCQGHGNHCHCHYNDMVILEFTQYSAGSRWRQTIIDRKHHIEKGNETDGFYGGIRKLHRNEEITRWKKLWPTKTVVHD; encoded by the exons ATGCTTTACTTCCTCATATCTTTTGTCTCCTTTCTCATCCTTTCCAAGTCCTTCACCAATAAGCCTCTCTCGTCAGGGGAGAGTGGGACCAAAATAGGGTCAACTGGGTTTTGGGGAAGCCTTTCAAGTTGGCTACTTTCTAGTCTCAGAAAAGGAAGCACAAGCACCCCTTGTAGTTTTTTTCGGTTTTCTCTCGTCCTGTCATTCAAAAATAACAGTTTAGTGTCGAAGGTGGAgaatgaggaagaggaggggAAGGTTTCTCTCTTGGATTTGCCTGATTTACCATTGGAGTGTATCCTTGGGCACCTTTCACCTGCTGAATTATGTAGTGTGGCAGCAGTGTGCACATCTCTTAGGGATTCAAGTAGAAGTGATCATTTATGGAAGAAACACATGGAGAGGAAATGGGGCAAAGTGTTTGGTGATGCTGCTTATAGACAATGGAAATGTCATGTAGCTTCCAAGACCAGAGAGAAGATCTCAAACCAGAAAAATCAGAAAGGAATGTTTGCTTTCCTTCATGGTGATTTTCACCCCTTGTTTTGGATGAAAGCAAAATCAGAAAAGGGAACACAGTCAAGTAGCTCATTACCGGAAGATTCATTCATGGCTCTGTATCTTTCTCTTGAGAGTGGCAAGTTTTGGTTCCCAGCTCAAGTCTACAACCGGGAG AACGGTCATGCTGGGTTCATGCTCTCATGTTATGATGCCCAACTTTGCTATGACTCTCGATCTGACACTTTTCTGGCAAG GTATTCACCTCATGGGAGATGGACAACTGAGGAAAACATACGATGGGACCGACTCAGAGTGCCACCAATTGCCTCTTCTCCACATGCTCTTCACATCTCTGACTGTTTGGATGACTTGAGACCAGGAGATCACATTGAGATCCAGTGGAGAAGAAACAAAGAGTTCCCTTATG GTTGGTGGTATGGTGTAATTGGTCATTTGGAACAATGTCAAGGGCATGGGAACCATTGCCATTGTCACTATAATG ATATGGTGATTTTGGAGTTCACACAGTACAGTGCTGGATCCAGATGGAGACAAACCATAATAGATAGGAAGCATCATatagaaaaaggaaatgaaacaGATGGCTTTTATGGAGGAATCAGGAAGCTGCATAGGAATGAAGAAATTACAAGGTGGAAGAAACTCTGGCCAACCAAAACTGTGGTACATGATTGA
- the LOC106753787 gene encoding F-box protein At2g26850 isoform X1, translating to MLYFLISFVSFLILSKSFTNKPLSSGESGTKIGSTGFWGSLSSWLLSSLRKGSTSTPCSFFRFSLVLSFKNNSLVSKVENEEEEGKVSLLDLPDLPLECILGHLSPAELCSVAAVCTSLRDSSRSDHLWKKHMERKWGKVFGDAAYRQWKCHVASKTREKISNQKNQKGMFAFLHGDFHPLFWMKAKSEKGTQSSSSLPEDSFMALYLSLESGKFWFPAQVYNRENGHAGFMLSCYDAQLCYDSRSDTFLARYSPHGRWTTEENIRWDRLRVPPIASSPHALHISDCLDDLRPGDHIEIQWRRNKEFPYGWWYGVIGHLEQCQGHGNHCHCHYNDMVILEFTQYSAGSRWRQTIIDRKHHIEKGNETDGFYGGIRKLHRNEEITRWKKLWPTKTVPPNRFLLLSFCRSP from the exons ATGCTTTACTTCCTCATATCTTTTGTCTCCTTTCTCATCCTTTCCAAGTCCTTCACCAATAAGCCTCTCTCGTCAGGGGAGAGTGGGACCAAAATAGGGTCAACTGGGTTTTGGGGAAGCCTTTCAAGTTGGCTACTTTCTAGTCTCAGAAAAGGAAGCACAAGCACCCCTTGTAGTTTTTTTCGGTTTTCTCTCGTCCTGTCATTCAAAAATAACAGTTTAGTGTCGAAGGTGGAgaatgaggaagaggaggggAAGGTTTCTCTCTTGGATTTGCCTGATTTACCATTGGAGTGTATCCTTGGGCACCTTTCACCTGCTGAATTATGTAGTGTGGCAGCAGTGTGCACATCTCTTAGGGATTCAAGTAGAAGTGATCATTTATGGAAGAAACACATGGAGAGGAAATGGGGCAAAGTGTTTGGTGATGCTGCTTATAGACAATGGAAATGTCATGTAGCTTCCAAGACCAGAGAGAAGATCTCAAACCAGAAAAATCAGAAAGGAATGTTTGCTTTCCTTCATGGTGATTTTCACCCCTTGTTTTGGATGAAAGCAAAATCAGAAAAGGGAACACAGTCAAGTAGCTCATTACCGGAAGATTCATTCATGGCTCTGTATCTTTCTCTTGAGAGTGGCAAGTTTTGGTTCCCAGCTCAAGTCTACAACCGGGAG AACGGTCATGCTGGGTTCATGCTCTCATGTTATGATGCCCAACTTTGCTATGACTCTCGATCTGACACTTTTCTGGCAAG GTATTCACCTCATGGGAGATGGACAACTGAGGAAAACATACGATGGGACCGACTCAGAGTGCCACCAATTGCCTCTTCTCCACATGCTCTTCACATCTCTGACTGTTTGGATGACTTGAGACCAGGAGATCACATTGAGATCCAGTGGAGAAGAAACAAAGAGTTCCCTTATG GTTGGTGGTATGGTGTAATTGGTCATTTGGAACAATGTCAAGGGCATGGGAACCATTGCCATTGTCACTATAATG ATATGGTGATTTTGGAGTTCACACAGTACAGTGCTGGATCCAGATGGAGACAAACCATAATAGATAGGAAGCATCATatagaaaaaggaaatgaaacaGATGGCTTTTATGGAGGAATCAGGAAGCTGCATAGGAATGAAGAAATTACAAGGTGGAAGAAACTCTGGCCAACCAAAACTGTG CCCCCAAACCGTTTTCTCCTGCTCTCGTTCTGTCGTTCTCCATAG
- the LOC106753687 gene encoding rhomboid-like protein 20 isoform X2, which translates to MNGGPSGFTNAPVTRLFIVASAIFTIFFGIQGRFGTLGLSYQDIFGKIRLWKLIMSIFSFSSTPELMFGLYLLYYFRVFERQIGSNKYSVFIVFSILTSLLLEVLAVALLKDPTANLVTPGPYGLIFASFVPFFFDIPVSTRFRVFSFFFSNKSFIYLAGVQLLLSSWKRSILPGMCGILAGSLYRLNVFYIRKAKFPEFISSFFSRITLPSMGSPHATSSSSTRHSVGNLPSYPARQMERNYPPPMQSAVEPSEDSINTLVSMGFDRNNARQALVQARNDVNVATNILLEAQSH; encoded by the exons ATGAACGGAGGCCCGTCTGGTTTCA CAAATGCTCCTGTCACAAGGCTTTTCATCGTGGCTTCGGCTATTTTCACAATCTTCTTTGGGATCCAAGGTCGTTTCGGCACTCTGGGGCTGTCTTATCAG gatatttttggaaaaattcGCCTTTGGAAGTTGATCATGTCCATATTTTCCTTCTCATCAACGCCAGAGTTGATGTTTGGACTGTATCTGCTATATTATTTCAGGGTCTTTGAAAGACAGATAGGCTCCAATAAATACTCA GTCTTTATCGTGTTCTCAATATTAACTTCACTACTGCTTGAGGTCCTTGCTGTAGCACTTTTAAAAG ATCCTACAGCAAACCTAGTCACTCCTGGACCATATGGCCTTATATTTGCCTCATTTGTACCCTTTTTCTTTGACATTCCGGTTTCAACACGGTTTCGTGTTTTtagcttcttcttctcaaacaaGTCATTCATATATCTAGCTGGTGTTCAG cTTCTTTTGTCATCATGGAAAAGGTCCATCTTACCAGGAATGTGTGGCATCCTTGCTGGTTCTTTGTACCGTTTGAATGTCTTTTATATCCGCAAAGCAAAG TTTCCAGAGTTTATCTCGTCATTCTTCTCACGAATTACATTGCCATCGATGGGAAGTCCACAtgcaacatcatcatcatcaacaaggCACAGTGTTGGGAATTTACCATCCTATCCAGCTCGGCAAATGGAG AGAAACTACCCTCCTCCAATGCAATCTGCAGTAGAACCATCGGAGGACTCGATCAATACACTTGTCTCGATGGGCTTTGACAGGAATAATGCCAGGCAAGCCCTAGTGCAGGCCAGAAATGATGTCAATGTGGCCACCAACATTCTATTGGAGGCGCAGTCCCACTAA
- the LOC106753687 gene encoding rhomboid-like protein 20 isoform X1 gives MNGGPSGFTNAPVTRLFIVASAIFTIFFGIQGRFGTLGLSYQDIFGKIRLWKLIMSIFSFSSTPELMFGLYLLYYFRVFERQIGSNKYSVFIVFSILTSLLLEVLAVALLKDPTANLVTPGPYGLIFASFVPFFFDIPVSTRFRVFSFFFSNKSFIYLAGVQLLLSSWKRSILPGMCGILAGSLYRLNVFYIRKAKDPTLQFPEFISSFFSRITLPSMGSPHATSSSSTRHSVGNLPSYPARQMERNYPPPMQSAVEPSEDSINTLVSMGFDRNNARQALVQARNDVNVATNILLEAQSH, from the exons ATGAACGGAGGCCCGTCTGGTTTCA CAAATGCTCCTGTCACAAGGCTTTTCATCGTGGCTTCGGCTATTTTCACAATCTTCTTTGGGATCCAAGGTCGTTTCGGCACTCTGGGGCTGTCTTATCAG gatatttttggaaaaattcGCCTTTGGAAGTTGATCATGTCCATATTTTCCTTCTCATCAACGCCAGAGTTGATGTTTGGACTGTATCTGCTATATTATTTCAGGGTCTTTGAAAGACAGATAGGCTCCAATAAATACTCA GTCTTTATCGTGTTCTCAATATTAACTTCACTACTGCTTGAGGTCCTTGCTGTAGCACTTTTAAAAG ATCCTACAGCAAACCTAGTCACTCCTGGACCATATGGCCTTATATTTGCCTCATTTGTACCCTTTTTCTTTGACATTCCGGTTTCAACACGGTTTCGTGTTTTtagcttcttcttctcaaacaaGTCATTCATATATCTAGCTGGTGTTCAG cTTCTTTTGTCATCATGGAAAAGGTCCATCTTACCAGGAATGTGTGGCATCCTTGCTGGTTCTTTGTACCGTTTGAATGTCTTTTATATCCGCAAAGCAAAG GATCCTACACTACAGTTTCCAGAGTTTATCTCGTCATTCTTCTCACGAATTACATTGCCATCGATGGGAAGTCCACAtgcaacatcatcatcatcaacaaggCACAGTGTTGGGAATTTACCATCCTATCCAGCTCGGCAAATGGAG AGAAACTACCCTCCTCCAATGCAATCTGCAGTAGAACCATCGGAGGACTCGATCAATACACTTGTCTCGATGGGCTTTGACAGGAATAATGCCAGGCAAGCCCTAGTGCAGGCCAGAAATGATGTCAATGTGGCCACCAACATTCTATTGGAGGCGCAGTCCCACTAA